Proteins from one Embleya scabrispora genomic window:
- a CDS encoding helix-turn-helix domain-containing protein, with protein MNRLPNAPVTTQVASTPLKVASTPLWAEFGRTLRTRRRLAGMTQQQLGLRVGYHHSLISKLEAGLREPPAGLPRRLDDLLDTGGDLSALLTSRAIPPPALHRTHFSVIPGGEAPAGLAPLADRFWPDRLPYHGLPCPLHGKDGCHECEVPPYTDALTILAGIDGNNPTGVDPDVVHVLTALLGGYTQAGLHGGTTTGLVGSVEYVLRRIVSWAESLNAQGRSPHAQLRLAADYAQLAGRFRMQQGQSVIGMAWYDRGLNWADVCESPGARASLLGDVCSLARLDGDATAALAYARALEAVDTGRAWITTLAKLYQARGHALGGNIGECRQEIATAHRQINRFDERDRAEAPWLTGLAGRLRMEATIGGALRDLAARTGDLASARSAVQSVEAALDLLPVPLRPARVLLTVRLADALACAGRPDAAVITAAPVVHEAAGLGTATTNRELLGLRRRLTQHWSDLPEVRDLLEQMPGH; from the coding sequence GTGAACAGGCTCCCGAACGCACCCGTCACCACACAGGTCGCGTCCACACCTCTAAAGGTCGCGTCCACACCGCTGTGGGCGGAGTTCGGCCGCACGCTGCGGACCCGGCGCCGCCTCGCCGGAATGACCCAGCAGCAACTCGGGCTCCGCGTCGGCTATCACCACAGCCTGATCAGCAAGCTGGAGGCGGGCCTGCGCGAGCCGCCGGCCGGCCTGCCGCGCCGGCTCGACGACCTCCTCGACACCGGCGGCGACCTGTCCGCCCTCCTGACCAGCCGCGCCATCCCGCCGCCCGCGCTGCACCGCACGCACTTCTCGGTGATACCCGGCGGCGAGGCCCCGGCCGGACTCGCCCCCCTCGCCGACCGGTTCTGGCCCGATCGGCTGCCCTATCACGGCCTGCCCTGCCCCCTGCACGGCAAGGACGGCTGCCACGAGTGCGAGGTCCCGCCGTACACCGACGCGCTCACCATCCTCGCCGGCATCGACGGCAACAACCCGACCGGCGTCGACCCCGACGTGGTCCACGTACTCACCGCCCTGCTCGGCGGCTACACCCAGGCCGGCCTGCACGGCGGCACCACCACCGGCCTGGTCGGCTCCGTCGAGTACGTGCTGCGCCGCATCGTCAGCTGGGCCGAATCCCTGAACGCGCAAGGCCGTTCGCCGCACGCGCAGCTGCGCCTGGCCGCCGACTACGCCCAACTCGCCGGGCGCTTCCGGATGCAACAGGGTCAGAGCGTGATCGGCATGGCCTGGTACGACCGCGGCCTCAACTGGGCGGATGTCTGCGAGAGTCCGGGCGCCCGCGCCTCGCTGCTCGGCGACGTATGCTCGCTGGCCCGCCTCGACGGCGACGCGACGGCCGCACTGGCCTACGCCCGCGCACTGGAGGCGGTGGACACCGGCCGGGCCTGGATCACCACGCTCGCCAAGCTCTACCAGGCCCGCGGCCACGCGCTCGGCGGCAACATCGGCGAGTGTCGCCAGGAAATCGCCACCGCGCATCGGCAGATCAACCGGTTCGACGAACGCGATCGCGCCGAGGCACCGTGGCTGACCGGACTGGCCGGCCGACTCCGCATGGAGGCCACCATCGGCGGCGCGCTGCGTGATCTGGCCGCGCGTACCGGCGATCTCGCCTCGGCCCGGTCGGCGGTCCAGTCGGTGGAGGCCGCGTTGGACCTGCTGCCCGTTCCGCTGCGCCCCGCCCGGGTGTTGCTGACCGTACGGCTGGCCGACGCGCTCGCCTGCGCCGGCCGACCCGACGCGGCGGTGATCACCGCGGCTCCGGTCGTCCACGAGGCCGCCGGTCTGGGCACCGCGACCACGAATCGGGAACTACTGGGCCTGCGCCGACGTCTGACCCAACATTGGAGCGATCTGCCGGAGGTGCGCGACCTCTTGGAGCAGATGCCGGGTCACTGA
- a CDS encoding winged helix-turn-helix transcriptional regulator, producing MRRKSFQDMHCSVAQFLEVGGEWWTMLIVRDAFLGVTRFDDFHDRLGISRNVLTQRLEHLIEHGIVERAAYQDKPVRYDYRLTDKGRALWPVLNAMRQWGDQWAAPDGPPVIVKHTACGHPTTAIHICSACQKPLTPETLKATPGPGAKDGLLKNLPQRPPPRPNPPTDHKPHSSPTHPPPAPAKPTLTQPTHPPSPNTRTTTQAHPAQPAHEPKPAQPALQATQPDQHLNHPARPASEATQPGRRLRPSSPAGA from the coding sequence ATGCGCCGCAAGAGCTTCCAGGACATGCACTGCTCGGTCGCCCAGTTCCTCGAGGTGGGCGGCGAGTGGTGGACGATGCTGATCGTGCGGGACGCCTTCCTCGGCGTGACCCGCTTCGACGACTTCCACGACCGGCTCGGCATCTCGCGCAACGTGCTCACCCAGCGCCTGGAGCACCTGATCGAGCACGGCATCGTCGAACGCGCGGCCTACCAGGACAAGCCGGTCCGCTACGACTACCGCCTGACCGACAAGGGCCGCGCCCTGTGGCCGGTACTCAACGCCATGCGCCAATGGGGCGACCAGTGGGCCGCCCCCGACGGCCCCCCGGTGATCGTCAAGCACACCGCGTGCGGCCACCCCACAACCGCGATCCACATCTGCTCCGCCTGCCAGAAACCCCTGACCCCCGAAACCCTGAAGGCAACCCCGGGCCCAGGCGCAAAGGACGGCCTCCTGAAAAACCTCCCCCAACGGCCACCCCCACGGCCTAACCCACCCACCGACCACAAGCCCCATTCCAGCCCAACCCACCCACCCCCAGCCCCCGCCAAACCAACCCTCACCCAACCCACCCACCCCCCAAGCCCAAACACCCGAACCACCACACAAGCCCACCCAGCCCAACCAGCACATGAGCCCAAACCAGCCCAACCAGCACTTCAGGCCACCCAGCCCGACCAGCACTTGAACCACCCAGCCCGGCCGGCGTCTGAGGCCACTCAGCCGGGCCGGCGCTTGAGGCCAAGTAGCCCGGCCGGCGCTTGA
- a CDS encoding MFS transporter, with protein sequence MLVCAGVVLVNLDLFIVNVAMPSLAETWSGSSLADLSWVLNAYTVVFAALLVPAGRLSDRIGHRRAFLAGVAVFTLASALCAAAPELAVLVVARLGQAVGAALLMPASLGLLLTSYPPERRGTVIRAWAAIGGIAAAVGPVLGGLLLEPGWRWVFVVNLPIGVLTLVFGARRLPDPAPTDRGPLPDLVGAALLTAAIGALSLGVVRAPDWGWWSGRTVGVWAATLVLVAGFVVRNGRHPRPVVEGALVRNRVYAVSGVANILFGVAFAGMLISATMWMQTVWGWSALRTGLGTVPGPLCVPFVTVLAGRYAARVGPGPLVVLGGISFSAGLGWWILRLEPHAHYARDFLPGSILGGIGVGLILPTLIATATGALTPDRFATGSGVITMLRQVGAALGVAVFVAAVGTEATLDGYDRAWYILGGATLLTALAALFLPRAGRGAGAGAGVGSGPGVGTGAEPASGAAAASAGSAASATVN encoded by the coding sequence GTGTTGGTCTGTGCGGGCGTGGTGCTCGTCAACCTGGATCTGTTCATCGTCAACGTCGCGATGCCCTCGCTGGCCGAGACGTGGTCGGGCTCCTCGCTCGCCGATCTGTCCTGGGTGCTGAACGCCTACACGGTCGTCTTCGCCGCCCTCCTCGTGCCGGCCGGGCGGTTGTCCGATCGGATCGGGCACCGCCGTGCGTTCCTGGCCGGCGTCGCGGTCTTCACCCTGGCCTCCGCGCTGTGCGCCGCCGCGCCGGAGTTGGCGGTCCTGGTGGTCGCCCGACTCGGCCAGGCGGTCGGCGCCGCGCTGTTGATGCCCGCGTCGTTGGGGCTGTTGCTCACGTCGTACCCGCCCGAACGTCGCGGTACGGTGATCCGCGCCTGGGCCGCGATCGGCGGAATCGCCGCCGCGGTGGGCCCGGTTCTGGGTGGTCTGCTGCTCGAACCCGGTTGGCGCTGGGTCTTCGTGGTCAACCTGCCGATCGGTGTGCTGACGCTGGTATTCGGCGCACGCCGACTGCCCGACCCCGCGCCGACCGATCGCGGGCCGCTGCCGGACCTGGTGGGAGCCGCGCTGCTGACCGCCGCCATCGGCGCGTTGTCGCTGGGTGTGGTGCGGGCGCCGGACTGGGGCTGGTGGTCCGGCCGTACGGTCGGGGTGTGGGCGGCCACCCTGGTGTTGGTGGCCGGATTCGTGGTGCGCAACGGGCGGCATCCGCGTCCGGTGGTCGAGGGCGCGCTGGTGCGGAATCGGGTCTACGCGGTCTCCGGGGTGGCCAACATCCTGTTCGGTGTCGCGTTCGCCGGGATGCTGATCTCCGCCACGATGTGGATGCAGACCGTGTGGGGCTGGAGTGCGCTGCGGACCGGCTTGGGGACCGTTCCCGGGCCGCTGTGCGTGCCGTTCGTGACGGTTCTGGCCGGGCGGTACGCGGCCCGGGTCGGACCGGGGCCGCTGGTCGTGCTCGGCGGAATCTCGTTCAGTGCCGGTTTGGGTTGGTGGATCCTCCGACTCGAACCGCACGCGCACTACGCGCGCGACTTCCTGCCCGGTTCCATCCTCGGGGGCATCGGCGTCGGCCTGATCCTGCCGACCCTGATCGCCACCGCGACCGGTGCGTTGACCCCGGATCGGTTCGCCACCGGCTCGGGCGTGATCACCATGCTGCGGCAGGTCGGTGCGGCGCTGGGGGTCGCGGTGTTCGTCGCGGCGGTCGGTACGGAGGCCACCCTCGACGGCTACGACCGAGCCTGGTACATCCTCGGCGGCGCGACGCTGCTCACCGCGCTCGCCGCCCTGTTCCTGCCGAGGGCGGGACGCGGCGCGGGTGCGGGAGCGGGCGTGGGTTCGGGACCCGGAGTGGGCACGGGGGCTGAGCCGGCCTCGGGAGCGGCGGCGGCTTCGGCCGGCTCGGCGGCTTCGGCCACGGTGAACTGA
- a CDS encoding HhH-GPD-type base excision DNA repair protein — MNTTVHLAQQAEADELLGRSALAALTGMLLDQQIPMEWAFTGPYTITRRLGGTDLDAHEIAAYDPDAFTALFVEKPAVHRYPGSMAHRVQQLCRYLVEHYDGDASAVWADAKTGTELLKRLQELPGFGKQKAQIFLALLGKQYGVTPKGWREAAGAYGEVGSYRSVADITGPDSLAKVRAHKQETKRAAKAAKATKET, encoded by the coding sequence ATGAACACGACAGTGCACCTCGCCCAGCAGGCCGAGGCCGACGAGTTGTTGGGACGCAGTGCGTTGGCGGCGCTGACCGGCATGTTGCTGGACCAGCAGATCCCGATGGAGTGGGCCTTCACCGGCCCGTACACGATCACCCGACGCCTGGGCGGCACCGACCTGGACGCTCACGAGATCGCCGCCTACGACCCGGACGCCTTCACCGCGCTCTTCGTCGAAAAGCCCGCCGTACACCGCTATCCCGGCTCGATGGCCCACCGCGTCCAGCAGCTGTGCCGATATCTGGTCGAGCACTACGACGGCGACGCGAGCGCGGTCTGGGCCGACGCGAAGACCGGCACCGAGCTGCTGAAGCGGCTCCAGGAACTGCCCGGCTTCGGAAAGCAGAAGGCGCAGATCTTCCTGGCCCTGCTCGGCAAACAATACGGCGTGACCCCCAAGGGCTGGCGCGAAGCGGCCGGCGCCTACGGAGAGGTCGGCTCCTACCGCTCGGTAGCCGACATCACCGGCCCCGATTCCCTGGCCAAGGTCCGCGCCCACAAACAGGAAACAAAACGAGCCGCCAAGGCCGCGAAGGCAACCAAGGAAACCTGA
- a CDS encoding response regulator gives MSERPVLRIVVADDQEVVRAGFAALLDTQPDFHVVGTAADGAEAIRRCREERPDVVLMDVRMPVMDSIEATRRIREGTPDDGPPRILMLTTFDLDEHVYDALVAGAGGFLIKDATAERLFDAVRVVAAGEALLAPTVTRRLIGEFTRLRPRPNPPGVADLTPREVDVLRLVAQGLSNAEIAAHLVVGEETVKSHVSRVLRRLGLRDRVQAVVVAYESGLVVPRTGGR, from the coding sequence GTGAGCGAGCGGCCGGTGCTGCGGATCGTGGTGGCCGACGACCAGGAGGTGGTGCGGGCCGGCTTCGCCGCGCTCCTCGACACCCAACCGGATTTCCACGTGGTCGGCACCGCCGCCGATGGCGCCGAGGCCATTCGGCGGTGCCGCGAGGAGCGTCCCGACGTGGTGCTGATGGATGTGCGGATGCCGGTCATGGACAGCATCGAGGCCACGCGGCGCATCCGCGAGGGCACCCCCGACGACGGGCCGCCGCGCATCCTGATGTTGACCACCTTCGACCTCGACGAGCACGTCTACGACGCGCTGGTGGCGGGCGCCGGCGGATTCCTGATCAAGGACGCGACCGCCGAGCGGTTGTTCGACGCGGTGCGGGTGGTGGCCGCCGGTGAGGCGCTGCTCGCGCCGACCGTCACCCGGCGGCTGATCGGCGAGTTCACCCGGTTGCGCCCGCGCCCGAATCCGCCCGGGGTGGCCGACCTGACGCCGCGGGAGGTGGACGTGCTGCGCCTGGTCGCCCAGGGGTTGTCGAACGCCGAGATCGCGGCGCACCTGGTGGTCGGCGAGGAGACGGTCAAGTCGCACGTGAGCCGGGTGCTGCGCCGACTCGGCCTGCGCGACCGGGTCCAGGCGGTGGTCGTGGCGTACGAGTCGGGCCTGGTCGTACCGCGCACCGGCGGCCGCTGA
- a CDS encoding sensor histidine kinase: protein MERSDRLPTRAAGSGRRRLESLWHPLGIAVALGALSLPESVVRTFSGTRAAAGLLPAALLLGLCATVPLALVARRPLAAPVLITAAAVPVGVLYDGVPIVASIAVLIGWTASLLGRLRGARIRSAAHDASRHALESTLLEFTARGERARIARELHDVVAHHISMISVQAETARLTTPGMPKEGAERLLAIGDTARAALTEMRRLLGVLREDAGAEPTRRPQPGMQQLLELIDESRDHAGAGVRLIVRGRIAVLDPGVELAAYRIVQESLTNARRHAPGAAVDVLLDYTDEEVLLVRVRDNGPGPNGDGIPGGHGLLGMRERAASVGGELRTATPRVGGFLVEATLPASRPAGVGVVA, encoded by the coding sequence ATGGAACGCAGCGACCGCCTCCCCACCCGCGCCGCCGGCTCCGGCCGCCGACGGCTGGAGTCGCTGTGGCATCCGCTCGGCATCGCGGTGGCACTGGGCGCGCTCTCGCTCCCGGAGTCGGTCGTGCGCACCTTCTCGGGCACCCGCGCCGCGGCGGGTTTGTTGCCCGCGGCCCTGCTGCTCGGTCTGTGCGCCACCGTGCCGTTGGCCCTCGTCGCCCGGCGCCCGCTAGCGGCGCCCGTCCTGATCACGGCGGCGGCGGTGCCGGTCGGCGTGCTCTACGACGGGGTGCCGATCGTCGCCTCGATCGCGGTGCTGATCGGGTGGACGGCGTCACTTCTGGGGCGGTTGCGCGGTGCCCGCATCCGCAGCGCGGCGCACGACGCCTCCCGGCACGCCCTGGAGAGCACCCTCCTGGAGTTCACCGCACGCGGTGAACGGGCCAGGATCGCCCGGGAGTTGCACGACGTCGTCGCCCACCACATCTCGATGATCTCGGTGCAGGCCGAGACCGCCCGACTGACCACCCCGGGCATGCCGAAGGAGGGTGCGGAGCGCCTGCTGGCGATCGGCGACACGGCGAGGGCGGCGCTGACCGAGATGCGCCGTCTGCTCGGCGTGCTCCGCGAGGACGCCGGCGCCGAGCCGACCCGCCGGCCGCAGCCCGGAATGCAACAACTGCTCGAACTGATCGACGAGTCCCGGGACCATGCCGGTGCGGGCGTGCGGCTGATCGTGCGCGGCCGGATCGCGGTGCTCGACCCGGGCGTCGAACTCGCGGCCTACCGCATCGTCCAGGAGTCGCTGACCAATGCCCGACGGCATGCTCCGGGCGCCGCGGTCGACGTACTGCTCGACTACACCGACGAGGAGGTACTGCTGGTGCGCGTCCGGGACAACGGTCCCGGACCGAACGGCGACGGCATACCCGGCGGACACGGTCTGCTCGGCATGCGCGAGCGCGCCGCCAGCGTGGGCGGCGAACTGCGCACCGCCACGCCGCGCGTGGGCGGCTTCCTGGTCGAGGCCACCCTTCCCGCGTCGCGTCCGGCGGGTGTGGGAGTGGTGGCGTGA
- a CDS encoding ABC transporter ATP-binding protein, which translates to MEATIEVRDLNKRFGPHVAVDGLSFTVEPGQVTGFVGPNGAGKSTTMRMIVGLDRPDTGSALVDGRPYRTLRTPLRRLGALLDAAAIHPARPARDHLLWMAHSNGLPARRVDDVLDRVGLASAARRPAGGFSLGMRQRLGIAGALLGDPPILMLDEPVNGLDPEGVVWIRGLLRALAAEGRAVLVSSHLMSELEDSADHLVVIGRGRLIADTSIRELLAAASGGRIVLRTARRREAMTVLTGVGATVAATERDSLTVTGLTAERIIGLLTENGVAFSGIAEHRASLEEAYMELTREAVDFRAAVDAEER; encoded by the coding sequence ATGGAAGCCACCATCGAGGTCCGGGACCTGAACAAGCGCTTCGGCCCGCACGTCGCCGTCGACGGCCTGTCCTTCACCGTGGAGCCCGGGCAGGTCACGGGCTTCGTCGGACCCAACGGCGCCGGCAAGTCCACGACGATGCGGATGATCGTCGGCCTGGACCGGCCCGACACCGGATCCGCGCTGGTCGACGGCCGGCCGTACCGCACGCTGCGCACCCCTCTGCGCCGCCTGGGCGCGTTGCTGGACGCGGCGGCGATACACCCCGCCCGCCCGGCCCGCGACCACCTCCTGTGGATGGCGCACTCCAACGGGCTGCCCGCGCGCCGGGTCGACGACGTGCTCGACCGGGTCGGTCTCGCCTCGGCCGCGCGCCGGCCCGCCGGCGGCTTCTCGCTGGGCATGCGGCAACGGCTCGGCATCGCCGGGGCGTTGCTCGGCGACCCGCCGATACTGATGCTCGACGAGCCGGTCAACGGCCTCGATCCCGAGGGCGTGGTGTGGATCCGCGGCCTGCTGCGCGCGCTGGCCGCCGAGGGGCGCGCGGTACTGGTGTCCAGCCACCTGATGAGCGAACTGGAGGACAGCGCCGACCACCTCGTGGTGATCGGCCGGGGCCGGTTGATCGCCGACACGAGCATCCGTGAGCTGCTCGCCGCGGCCTCGGGCGGCCGGATCGTGCTGCGCACGGCGCGGCGCCGCGAGGCGATGACCGTGCTCACCGGCGTCGGCGCGACCGTGGCCGCCACCGAGCGCGACTCGTTGACCGTCACCGGCCTGACCGCCGAACGCATCATCGGGCTGCTCACCGAAAACGGGGTCGCGTTCTCCGGCATCGCCGAGCATCGCGCCTCGCTGGAGGAGGCATATATGGAACTCACCCGCGAAGCCGTCGACTTCCGCGCCGCCGTCGACGCCGAGGAGCGGTGA
- a CDS encoding ABC transporter permease subunit, giving the protein MGTPASTPYRSPLTGGRDTFGRLLLSEWIKLRSVRRWLLTLTSAALLTVLVGLLIALGAGSGTSTDGGEQGRVRLADHFDDQGEFVGRDLSGDGELVARVSTQDRSPGRAKAGLMIRASDARGAGYAAVMVTPDHGVRLQSGFRTDTAGSGGGVPRWLKLVRAGSSITAYESADGADWRRVGRMTVGGLPQIARIGMFVASPDEVKVERQFGGEGISGETTKARATFDHVGLTPTRSQPVGAWSARPAPGGPAGSAGPADPGADRPDAGPPPGFTEVDGTFTLIGAGDIGPNRFGDDNIQTILGGVLVGLIAVVALGVVSITAEFHRDTIRTTFAATPRRERVLAAKALVLGGVTFVTGLAATFGVFLATGPVQRSKDRIPPGLTDAHVLRALIGTAALFAVVAVLALAVGAIVRRGAPAIALVLALLLIPRIVGTGLPVSTAGWVERLTPAAGFAIQRTFDRYDSTTGPWSGFAVLCAYTALALLVAGRRLRERDA; this is encoded by the coding sequence ATGGGCACCCCCGCGAGCACGCCGTATCGCAGTCCGCTGACCGGCGGCCGCGACACCTTCGGCCGGCTCCTGCTGTCCGAGTGGATCAAACTGCGATCGGTGCGCCGCTGGTTGCTCACGCTCACCTCGGCCGCGCTGCTGACCGTCCTGGTCGGCCTGCTGATCGCGCTCGGCGCCGGGAGCGGCACCTCGACCGACGGCGGCGAACAGGGCCGGGTCAGGTTGGCCGACCACTTCGACGACCAGGGCGAGTTCGTCGGCCGCGACCTGAGCGGCGACGGCGAATTGGTCGCCCGGGTGAGTACGCAGGACCGCAGCCCCGGTCGGGCCAAGGCGGGCCTGATGATCAGGGCGAGCGACGCGCGCGGCGCGGGCTACGCGGCGGTGATGGTCACCCCCGACCACGGCGTGCGGTTGCAGAGCGGGTTCCGTACCGACACGGCCGGCAGCGGCGGCGGCGTGCCGCGATGGCTGAAACTGGTTCGGGCCGGATCCTCGATCACCGCGTACGAGTCGGCCGACGGCGCGGACTGGCGTCGGGTCGGCCGCATGACGGTGGGCGGGCTGCCGCAGATCGCCCGGATCGGCATGTTCGTCGCGTCACCGGACGAGGTGAAGGTGGAGCGGCAGTTCGGCGGGGAGGGCATCTCCGGCGAGACCACGAAAGCCCGGGCCACCTTCGACCACGTCGGGCTGACCCCCACCCGGTCGCAGCCGGTCGGGGCCTGGTCCGCCCGACCCGCGCCGGGCGGACCGGCGGGATCGGCCGGACCGGCCGACCCGGGCGCCGACCGGCCCGATGCGGGACCGCCTCCCGGATTCACCGAGGTCGACGGCACATTCACGCTGATCGGCGCCGGCGACATCGGGCCGAACCGCTTCGGCGACGACAACATCCAGACGATCCTCGGCGGCGTCCTGGTCGGTCTGATCGCGGTGGTGGCGCTCGGCGTGGTGTCGATCACCGCCGAATTCCATCGGGACACGATCCGCACCACCTTCGCGGCCACCCCTCGACGCGAGCGGGTGCTCGCGGCCAAGGCGCTCGTGCTCGGCGGGGTCACGTTCGTCACCGGACTCGCCGCCACGTTCGGCGTGTTCCTGGCCACCGGGCCGGTGCAGCGCTCGAAGGACCGCATACCGCCGGGGCTCACCGACGCGCATGTGCTCCGGGCGCTGATCGGTACGGCCGCGCTGTTCGCCGTGGTCGCGGTCCTCGCGCTGGCCGTGGGGGCGATCGTGCGCCGCGGCGCGCCCGCGATCGCGCTCGTGCTCGCGCTGCTGCTGATTCCCCGGATCGTCGGCACGGGTCTGCCGGTATCCACCGCCGGATGGGTGGAACGGCTCACCCCCGCCGCCGGATTCGCCATCCAGCGCACCTTCGACCGATACGACAGCACGACCGGGCCGTGGAGCGGATTCGCGGTGTTGTGCGCCTACACCGCGCTCGCCCTGCTCGTCGCGGGTCGGCGGCTGCGGGAGCGGGACGCATGA
- a CDS encoding ABC transporter permease: MRYAVHAEWTKLRTLRSTAWLLLGLVAATVVVGVSVASAVDTSHCPTPARCFEDTTKDSLTGVRVGQIAVVLLAASMIGTEYGTGTIHTTLTAFPRRVLLLGGKASVLAGVVAAAGTVAVLGALWAGHAVLAANGFTPANGYPDPSVTDGATLRAVGGTVVYLVLVALLTFGVGAALRNTAGTTTVLLALLYIAPLLVQAVSDPDWHRRLDGITPMTAGPAVQTTRGLERLPIGPWPGMAVLGGYTATALLVGGVRFVRRDA; encoded by the coding sequence ATGAGGTACGCCGTGCACGCCGAGTGGACCAAACTGCGCACGCTGCGCTCGACCGCCTGGCTGCTGCTCGGACTGGTCGCGGCGACGGTCGTGGTCGGCGTGTCGGTCGCCTCGGCCGTCGACACCTCGCACTGCCCGACGCCGGCCCGATGCTTCGAGGACACCACCAAGGACAGCCTGACCGGCGTGCGGGTCGGGCAGATCGCGGTGGTCCTGCTCGCGGCGTCGATGATCGGCACCGAATACGGCACGGGGACGATCCACACCACGCTGACCGCGTTCCCGCGCCGCGTGCTGCTCCTCGGCGGCAAGGCGAGCGTGCTCGCGGGGGTGGTCGCGGCGGCGGGTACGGTCGCGGTGCTCGGCGCGTTGTGGGCGGGGCACGCCGTGCTCGCCGCCAACGGCTTCACCCCGGCGAACGGCTACCCGGACCCGTCTGTGACCGATGGGGCGACGCTGCGCGCGGTCGGCGGGACGGTGGTGTACCTGGTGCTGGTCGCGCTGCTGACCTTCGGCGTCGGTGCGGCGCTGCGGAACACGGCGGGCACGACGACGGTGCTGCTCGCGCTGCTCTACATCGCGCCGCTCCTGGTCCAGGCGGTCTCCGACCCGGACTGGCATCGCCGACTGGACGGGATCACCCCGATGACGGCGGGGCCGGCGGTCCAGACCACGCGGGGGTTGGAGCGCTTGCCGATCGGACCCTGGCCGGGGATGGCGGTGCTGGGCGGATACACCGCTACGGCCCTGCTGGTCGGCGGCGTGCGATTCGTACGGCGTGACGCGTGA
- a CDS encoding DUF5984 family protein, translated as MTVRFRFVLRAVEAVRPWGDEAPRLGWFILTDGWYWIEAGGHELLRYADPARAEAFAGPDAVREPPYVDYHVVRLWEDLVDLMPRIMEPVPPDLADFVPDRRLRVEGSAAPDAEAAISWAEGHVLDMGHLRAAPDIRFRRAVSGGDDTMTITWAHASEPDDDDPIRFTAPATGRVSVPTEAFTAAVTDFDRDLFAAMEERVGALEASGPPPGVELDTIHLRHEHRDRATWLRRALDRTPDTDWPAVRSGAELLGRPTGTSAERA; from the coding sequence GTGACGGTGCGGTTCCGGTTCGTGTTGCGGGCGGTGGAGGCGGTGCGGCCCTGGGGGGACGAGGCGCCCCGGTTGGGCTGGTTCATCCTGACGGACGGCTGGTACTGGATCGAGGCGGGCGGCCACGAACTGCTGCGCTACGCGGACCCGGCGCGGGCCGAGGCGTTCGCCGGTCCGGACGCGGTGCGCGAACCACCGTACGTCGACTATCACGTGGTCCGGCTCTGGGAGGACCTGGTCGATCTGATGCCCCGGATCATGGAGCCCGTCCCGCCGGACCTGGCCGACTTCGTGCCGGATCGACGGCTCCGGGTCGAGGGGTCGGCCGCGCCCGATGCCGAGGCGGCGATCTCCTGGGCGGAGGGGCACGTGCTGGACATGGGCCACCTGCGGGCGGCGCCGGACATCCGGTTTCGGCGCGCGGTGTCGGGCGGGGACGACACGATGACGATCACCTGGGCCCACGCGTCGGAGCCGGACGACGACGACCCGATCCGCTTCACCGCGCCGGCGACCGGTCGGGTCAGCGTGCCCACCGAGGCGTTCACCGCCGCCGTGACGGACTTCGACCGCGACCTGTTCGCCGCGATGGAGGAGCGGGTCGGGGCCCTCGAAGCATCCGGCCCGCCCCCGGGCGTCGAACTCGACACGATCCACCTCCGCCACGAACACCGCGACCGCGCGACCTGGTTGCGCCGAGCCCTCGACCGCACACCCGACACCGACTGGCCGGCGGTGCGATCCGGCGCAGAACTCCTCGGCCGACCGACCGGGACCTCGGCGGAGAGGGCTTGA